One Capsicum annuum cultivar UCD-10X-F1 chromosome 2, UCD10Xv1.1, whole genome shotgun sequence genomic window carries:
- the LOC107857646 gene encoding uncharacterized protein LOC107857646, protein MPTVNELKNATVVVDDTPEIESKKATGVDDENENDKELYECIVELLALPVAQRTLLQHHESDNLVRELLKRSVRFIDICSCTRDTVMLMKAGIRQLQSALRRSKIAGDHDHLRIQSTVENYVSSRRNTQEGNYYVNHQTEVDIYEYLVHFNIPTLFHNKSPNRSKFVTISTFESLLMNLPMPVLKPKPTKWSLVSKFVHKGGTLVAGEKPRTKLREMEKVDISLNSYLMLNSEEEAENIKRNLESLDSSIEDLENGLEKLLRLLIRTRVSLLNVLTQ, encoded by the exons ATGCCTACTGTTAATGAGCTAAAGAATGCTACTGTTGTGGTTGATGATACACCtgaaatagagtcaaaaaaggcTACAGGTGTTGATGATGAGAATGAGAATGACAAAG AATTGTACGAGTGCATAGTTGAACTCCTCGCGCTGCCAGTAGCACAGCGTACTCTTTTGCAGCATCACGAATCTGATAATTTGGTGAGGGAGCTACTGAAAAGATCTGTTAGATTCATAGATATCTGCAGCTGCACTAGAGACACTGTCATGTTGATGAAGGCAGGGATCAGACAACTCCAGTCTGCGCTACGAAGAAGCAAAATAGCAGGAGATCATGATCATTTAAGAATTCAAAGCACTGTGGAAAATTATGTATCATCCAGAAGAAACACTCAGGAAGGAAATTACTATGTCAATCACCAAACTGAAGTTGATATATACGAGTACTTGGTTCACTTCAATATCCCAACTCTGTTTCATAATAAGAGTCCTAATAGAAGCAAATTTGTAACCATTTCGACTTTTGAATCGTTATTAATGAATCTTCCTATGCCAGTTTTGAAACCAAAGCCCACCAAATGGTCATTGGTTTCAAAGTTTGTGCACAAAGGAGGGACATTAGTAGCCGGTGAGAAGCCGAGAACAAAGCTAAGGGAAATGGAGAAAGTGGACATTTCTTTGAATAGTTACTTGATGCTCAATAGTGAAGAGGAAGCAGAAAACATTAAAAGAAATTTAGAAAGTTTGGACTCAAGCATTGAAGATCTTGAAAATGGATTGGAGAAGTTACTCAGGCTTTTGATCCGCACGAGAGTTTCTCTTCTCAACGTACTTACTCAGTAG